One stretch of Dehalococcoidales bacterium DNA includes these proteins:
- the pabB gene encoding aminodeoxychorismate synthase component I gives MTGTPRSPLIEEIDPGLSALDTFELFRNDPFCFFLDSGMDPHKLGRYSFIGSNPFLVLSSRGSQSTITRGAEKTCLSGNPFDIIGSILEEYRLDPVSAPVPFVGGGVGYLSYDLCHFIERLPTTAVDDLQLPECYLGFYDVVLAFDHLEGKTYIVSTGFPELAETERMARARYRLDEMKSRFSGTRVPTPSSVPAGPAAAGLTGGFTHDRYVAAVEKARQYIIAGDIFEVNISQRFETELTINPYDLYRRLRQINPAPFASYLGFDDVTIVSASPERFLRLRGDRVETRPIKGTRPRGRGLGEDQALARELLNSPKDRAENIMIVDLERNDLGRVCRYGTVRVTELTILEVFPTVFHLTSTVEGRLRKGKNSTDLLKATFPGGSITGAPKVRAMEIIDELEPTRRSVYTGNIGYLGFDGSLDLNIVIRTFIIKDGRAYFQVGGAVVYDSDPEEEYQETLDKARALISALNLPAEGQE, from the coding sequence ATGACGGGAACACCACGTTCTCCCCTAATCGAAGAAATAGACCCCGGGCTGTCGGCGCTTGACACCTTTGAGCTCTTCCGCAACGATCCCTTCTGTTTCTTCCTGGATAGTGGTATGGACCCTCACAAGCTGGGGCGGTACTCATTTATTGGCAGCAACCCTTTCCTTGTCCTCAGCAGTCGCGGCAGCCAGAGCACCATCACCAGGGGGGCGGAGAAGACCTGCCTTAGCGGGAACCCGTTTGACATAATCGGTAGTATCCTTGAAGAGTATCGGCTGGACCCGGTATCTGCACCGGTGCCGTTTGTCGGTGGTGGGGTGGGCTACCTGAGCTATGACCTCTGCCATTTCATTGAGCGGTTGCCGACTACGGCGGTGGATGACCTCCAGCTGCCGGAGTGCTACCTCGGTTTCTACGATGTCGTGCTGGCCTTCGACCACCTTGAGGGAAAGACCTACATTGTCTCCACCGGCTTTCCGGAGCTTGCCGAAACAGAAAGGATGGCGCGGGCCAGGTACCGGCTCGATGAGATGAAGTCCCGCTTCTCTGGTACCAGGGTGCCGACGCCATCCTCAGTGCCCGCAGGCCCGGCGGCGGCTGGCCTCACCGGGGGATTCACGCATGACAGATACGTCGCTGCTGTCGAGAAAGCACGGCAGTACATCATCGCCGGGGATATCTTTGAGGTAAACATCTCCCAGCGCTTCGAAACGGAACTCACCATCAACCCCTACGACCTCTACAGGCGTCTGCGGCAGATAAACCCGGCGCCTTTCGCCAGCTACCTCGGGTTTGACGACGTCACGATAGTGAGCGCCTCCCCGGAGCGGTTTCTCCGGCTGCGTGGTGACCGTGTGGAGACGCGCCCGATAAAGGGCACCCGCCCGCGGGGCAGAGGGCTGGGTGAAGACCAGGCCCTTGCCCGGGAACTCCTGAACAGCCCTAAAGACCGGGCGGAGAACATCATGATAGTGGACCTGGAGAGGAACGACCTGGGGCGGGTCTGTCGCTACGGCACCGTCAGGGTGACCGAACTGACGATACTGGAGGTGTTTCCCACCGTCTTCCATCTCACCTCCACCGTGGAAGGTCGACTGAGGAAGGGCAAGAATAGCACGGACCTGCTGAAAGCCACCTTCCCCGGCGGCTCGATAACCGGAGCACCCAAGGTGCGCGCCATGGAGATAATCGATGAGCTGGAGCCTACCCGGCGAAGCGTCTATACCGGCAACATCGGGTATCTGGGGTTCGACGGCAGTCTCGACCTCAATATCGTCATCCGCACCTTCATCATCAAGGATGGCAGGGCCTATTTCCAGGTGGGTGGTGCCGTCGTCTATGACTCCGACCCCGAGGAAGA